The proteins below are encoded in one region of Chloroflexota bacterium:
- a CDS encoding DUF1887 family protein, translating into MILLSLVGEQPLPSLLVSRALKPARTILLYTTTTERVAGNLAMMMAGAELKRVDAYDFVAALAQIRALMAGEAVINLTGGTKPMALAAYEAARAHGAAVVYLESEKKQSLLYRYAFAGGESPRLVDKTILPPLIDIDDYLRVHGLRAPAEHGPQNPQEAGLGAWLKEQVDECRRNLVFEGFELDFILRRGNQVAIMEAKMAWKGSRAGIDQLNTAGGQTYLGTYTGKILVTSRPLGAQLAALAEARRIRAVTANGQVERRTGRMMFDAASRSRLLRALEQVLGPK; encoded by the coding sequence ATGATCCTCCTCTCCCTCGTCGGCGAACAACCCCTGCCTTCTCTCCTCGTCTCGCGGGCCTTGAAGCCGGCGCGGACGATTCTGCTTTACACCACCACCACCGAGCGCGTGGCCGGCAACCTGGCGATGATGATGGCCGGGGCGGAGTTGAAACGCGTTGACGCTTACGATTTTGTGGCGGCTCTGGCGCAAATCAGGGCGCTCATGGCGGGCGAAGCGGTGATTAATTTGACGGGCGGCACCAAGCCGATGGCGCTGGCGGCCTACGAAGCGGCGCGCGCTCATGGGGCGGCTGTGGTGTATTTGGAGAGCGAGAAGAAGCAAAGCCTCCTGTACCGTTACGCTTTTGCCGGGGGCGAGTCGCCCCGCCTGGTTGATAAGACGATTTTGCCGCCGCTGATTGACATTGACGATTATTTGCGCGTTCACGGACTACGGGCGCCGGCCGAGCATGGCCCGCAAAACCCGCAGGAGGCCGGGCTGGGCGCCTGGCTGAAGGAGCAGGTGGACGAGTGCCGCCGCAACCTGGTCTTTGAGGGGTTCGAGCTGGATTTTATTCTGCGGCGCGGGAACCAGGTGGCGATTATGGAAGCGAAGATGGCCTGGAAGGGCAGTCGGGCCGGCATTGATCAGTTGAACACGGCCGGCGGGCAGACGTATCTTGGCACGTACACCGGAAAGATTCTGGTGACCAGCCGTCCGCTGGGGGCGCAATTGGCGGCGCTGGCCGAGGCGCGGCGTATTCGCGCGGTGACGGCCAATGGGCAGGTGGAGCGGCGCACGGGACGGATGATGTTCGATGCGGCCAGCCGCTCGCGCCTGTTGCGCGCGCTGGAGCAGGTGCTAGGCCCGAAATGA
- a CDS encoding CRISPR-associated endoribonuclease Cas6, whose translation MTIEPELLSVVLTVTPALTPNPSPVLEERQIRGGENGYGRAAHAVLLDAVREHDPALAESLHAGSGLRPFTVSDLIGYSPKRGPSARSGQGPSARSGQSLEAGRKYSLRFTAMTGPVAQAIRWAVSSGQLAVGSAIRLTESEFVVEAVDSGLQGLNGGSQLDDPKSKIENSKSRWPAAATYESLSAPWLLGRAQPGHRLALQFASPTTFKSQEKHVPVPLPAWVFGSLLEKWNAFAPVALPPEARRFAEECLALSGYKLQTRPVPTKEGGLRMGAVGVAYYTAINRDRYWLSVMNLLADFALFAGIGAGTTMGLGQCRRLEVGS comes from the coding sequence ATGACGATTGAGCCGGAGTTGTTGAGTGTGGTGTTGACGGTGACCCCGGCCCTCACCCCCAACCCCTCCCCCGTTTTGGAAGAGCGCCAAATCAGGGGAGGGGAGAACGGATATGGCCGGGCGGCGCACGCGGTGCTGCTGGATGCGGTGCGCGAGCACGACCCGGCGCTGGCCGAGAGCCTTCACGCCGGGTCGGGGTTGAGGCCGTTTACGGTTTCGGATTTGATCGGCTACTCGCCGAAGCGCGGCCCTTCGGCGCGCTCAGGACAGGGCCCTTCGGCGCGCTCAGGGCAGAGCCTGGAGGCGGGGCGGAAGTATAGCCTGAGGTTCACGGCGATGACGGGGCCGGTGGCGCAGGCGATCCGGTGGGCGGTGAGCAGTGGACAGTTGGCGGTGGGGAGCGCCATCCGGCTGACGGAGAGCGAGTTCGTCGTCGAGGCGGTGGATTCAGGGTTGCAGGGTTTGAATGGCGGATCGCAATTGGACGATCCGAAGTCGAAAATTGAAAATTCAAAATCCCGATGGCCGGCGGCGGCCACGTATGAGTCGCTTTCGGCCCCGTGGTTGCTGGGGCGCGCCCAGCCAGGGCATCGCCTGGCCCTTCAGTTTGCCAGTCCCACCACCTTCAAGTCGCAGGAGAAGCACGTGCCGGTTCCGCTTCCGGCCTGGGTCTTCGGCAGTTTGCTGGAGAAATGGAACGCCTTTGCCCCAGTGGCCCTGCCGCCGGAGGCCAGACGTTTTGCCGAGGAATGTCTGGCCCTTTCCGGCTACAAGCTGCAGACGCGGCCCGTGCCCACCAAAGAAGGCGGCCTGCGGATGGGGGCGGTGGGCGTTGCCTATTACACGGCTATCAATCGCGACCGTTACTGGTTGAGCGTGATGAACCTGCTAGCCGACTTTGCCCTCTTCGCCGGAATTGGGGCGGGGACGACGATGGGGTTGGGGCAGTGCCGGAGGTTGGAGGTTGGAAGTTAG